The following proteins come from a genomic window of Nitrospirota bacterium:
- a CDS encoding cytochrome c — translation MKTHLIIVIILAAFICSVSAFAADGSKVYKEKCSLCHGPAGGGTPMGPSFKGNEFITKGKAADIKIVILEGRSGSNKKYAKISMDMPKISMSDEDVQALISYMQVDLQK, via the coding sequence ATGAAAACACATTTAATTATAGTTATAATCTTAGCGGCGTTTATTTGTAGTGTTTCGGCTTTTGCTGCAGATGGTTCTAAAGTCTATAAAGAAAAATGCTCATTATGTCATGGCCCTGCAGGAGGTGGTACCCCAATGGGACCGTCTTTTAAGGGAAATGAATTCATAACGAAGGGCAAAGCAGCTGATATTAAGATCGTCATTTTGGAAGGACGGTCAGGATCAAATAAGAAATACGCAAAGATCTCTATGGACATGCCTAAGATTTCCATGTCAGACGAAGATGTTCAGGCGCTCATCTCTTACATGCAGGTAGACCTGCAGAAATAA
- a CDS encoding NUDIX hydrolase produces MKTERHISAGGVVFRLDKGEVYVALISVKDGKVWCLPKGLVEKGENIARTAHREVREETGLDGKIIKLIGNIHYFYVSKEEEETKRIFKIVYFFLMECTGGDVTEHDSEVVDCRWFPLDEAIELAEYKDEKGILQKAGEILRGL; encoded by the coding sequence ATGAAAACAGAGCGTCACATATCTGCAGGCGGTGTAGTTTTTCGATTAGATAAAGGCGAGGTGTATGTTGCCCTGATTTCGGTTAAAGACGGGAAGGTATGGTGCCTGCCAAAAGGGCTCGTTGAAAAGGGTGAGAACATTGCCAGGACTGCACACAGAGAGGTCAGGGAAGAGACAGGTCTTGATGGAAAGATTATTAAATTGATCGGCAATATACATTATTTCTATGTCAGTAAAGAAGAAGAGGAGACTAAGCGTATATTCAAGATCGTCTATTTCTTTTTAATGGAATGCACAGGCGGAGATGTGACAGAACATGATAGTGAGGTGGTTGACTGCAGGTGGTTTCCGCTTGACGAGGCTATCGAACTTGCAGAATACAAGGATGAAAAAGGGATCCTGCAGAAGGCAGGAGAGATACTGCGAGGGCTGTAG